From the Gramella sp. Hel_I_59 genome, one window contains:
- a CDS encoding response regulator: protein MTFFLIDDDQVFQFVTSKTLKKINPDVKVEKFLDGEQGIDRIKNSLDNQKGLPDVVLLDINMPFLNGWQFLKEFRSIEEKIEKEVHIYMLTSSDDSEDLEKAKQFSELSGYLIKPVTEDELEVLIRDFPVKGWYQPNLKL, encoded by the coding sequence ATGACATTCTTCCTAATTGACGACGATCAGGTCTTCCAGTTCGTAACGAGTAAGACCTTGAAAAAAATAAATCCTGATGTAAAAGTTGAAAAATTTCTTGACGGTGAACAAGGTATAGATAGGATTAAAAATAGTCTTGATAATCAGAAGGGGCTTCCAGATGTAGTGCTATTAGATATTAATATGCCATTTCTAAATGGCTGGCAATTTCTTAAAGAATTTAGATCCATCGAGGAAAAGATAGAAAAGGAGGTGCACATTTACATGCTAACTTCTTCAGATGATTCTGAAGATCTTGAAAAAGCAAAACAATTCAGCGAGTTATCTGGATACCTCATCAAACCGGTTACGGAAGATGAATTGGAGGTTCTTATTAGAGATTTTCCTGTAAAAGGCTGGTATCAGCCCAATTTAAAGCTTTGA
- a CDS encoding STAS domain-containing protein has protein sequence MSLNIYENEGVFELHGKVSSYNAEQVKKYFEIMLKMKSRVIINLTLLDNMDVSGVYAFYELLLHATAEGKYLTFKGANNPSLQVAFLNSGCNLFEFNYFQLSA, from the coding sequence ATGTCGCTAAATATCTATGAGAACGAAGGAGTATTTGAGTTACACGGTAAGGTTTCATCCTACAATGCTGAACAAGTTAAGAAATACTTTGAAATTATGCTGAAGATGAAATCCCGAGTCATCATAAACCTTACTCTACTTGATAATATGGATGTTTCAGGAGTTTATGCATTCTACGAACTATTACTTCATGCTACCGCAGAAGGAAAATATCTAACCTTTAAAGGAGCGAATAATCCCAGTCTCCAGGTTGCTTTTTTAAATTCCGGATGTAATCTATTTGAATTTAATTATTTCCAGCTGAGTGCCTAG
- a CDS encoding tetratricopeptide repeat protein, producing MNFRYLFIVLVSLIFQSRSNAQEMDQGFGYLENGEFAAAKDFFSEILENYPDNKTARLCYARAVGLLDDPSKANDLFSELLKEYPGDLEIQLNYAESLLWNKNYKEAEVYYRELVKKNPDNFGALLGYANTLSNLKEYEQALSLINKSLEVSPQNPNAMLSRKYIRLGYANQFLTNRDYETAIRYLDENLGENEQDQESLLNKANVYLIQKNGAGAREVYEKLALTKNDSILAFNGISLSYHIDGDEKEALKYAEKAYELSGSSSNNERVLDAEERYIQALTWNRKFSQAEDLIAKLKQKYPGESRILALEASMGMYTGEFRNSIENYKSILAQDSASFDGNLGIANAYFANSEIIKAKNAAERTLEYYTNQQDAQQFLTKLNNTYRPLLEENISYSFDNGDNEAVASTTRLVLPLSTKLQVSGAYTFRETMNSNSDLEATSNQFNLAARYRWSPGLMLRANAGFVKANSSQTEYTNAVGEIAAGLKPFVRDDLEIGYRRDIQDFNAELLNRQIAGNHFFLNNNYSTRYGLGWYLQYLHTEQSDDNTRDLLFTSFYYSFLKKPVLKGGLNYQFIQFKNQVPTIYFSPEQFHATEIFLNFLSNDPDSRISYDLTAATGFQFIEDDEKQGTYRLQGKFGYNISDRFIAGIYGNHSNIASATAAGFTYTEFGINLKWNFTKAPIFKY from the coding sequence ATGAATTTTAGATATTTATTTATTGTACTTGTTTCACTTATTTTTCAATCAAGATCCAACGCTCAGGAAATGGACCAGGGTTTTGGCTACCTGGAAAATGGAGAATTTGCTGCGGCTAAAGATTTCTTCTCAGAGATCCTCGAAAACTATCCTGATAATAAGACTGCCAGGCTTTGTTACGCCAGAGCGGTAGGATTGCTTGACGATCCCTCTAAAGCAAACGACCTATTTAGCGAACTACTGAAGGAATATCCGGGTGATCTCGAGATTCAGCTTAATTATGCCGAATCTTTACTTTGGAATAAAAACTATAAGGAAGCTGAAGTTTACTATAGGGAACTGGTAAAGAAAAATCCTGACAATTTCGGAGCCTTATTAGGTTACGCGAATACGCTTAGTAATTTAAAGGAATACGAACAGGCACTAAGCCTTATTAATAAATCACTGGAGGTATCGCCTCAAAATCCTAACGCGATGTTATCCAGAAAATATATCAGACTGGGATACGCCAATCAGTTTTTAACTAACCGCGACTATGAGACTGCGATTCGCTATCTGGATGAAAACCTGGGTGAGAATGAACAGGATCAGGAAAGCTTACTTAATAAGGCAAACGTTTATTTAATTCAGAAGAATGGAGCAGGGGCAAGGGAGGTTTATGAGAAACTGGCGCTTACCAAGAACGATAGTATTTTAGCATTCAATGGGATTTCTCTTTCTTACCATATTGATGGTGACGAAAAGGAAGCACTAAAATATGCTGAAAAGGCTTATGAACTTTCAGGATCTTCTTCTAATAATGAACGTGTACTCGACGCTGAAGAACGTTATATACAGGCTTTGACCTGGAATAGGAAGTTCTCTCAAGCTGAAGATCTAATCGCAAAACTAAAGCAGAAATATCCTGGAGAATCCCGTATCCTGGCGTTGGAAGCAAGTATGGGGATGTATACAGGCGAGTTTAGAAATAGTATAGAAAACTATAAATCGATACTTGCTCAGGATTCAGCTTCTTTCGATGGAAACCTGGGAATAGCTAATGCCTACTTTGCAAATTCTGAAATCATAAAAGCAAAGAACGCTGCTGAAAGGACGTTGGAATATTATACGAATCAGCAGGATGCACAACAGTTTCTTACAAAACTGAATAATACTTACAGACCATTACTGGAGGAAAACATAAGTTACTCTTTTGACAACGGTGATAACGAAGCCGTGGCTTCAACGACCAGGCTGGTACTACCATTGAGTACAAAACTGCAAGTTTCTGGAGCCTATACTTTTAGAGAGACCATGAATTCAAATTCAGATCTTGAAGCTACTTCTAATCAGTTTAATCTTGCTGCGAGGTATCGATGGAGTCCTGGACTAATGTTACGGGCTAACGCAGGTTTTGTAAAAGCTAATTCTTCCCAAACAGAATATACAAACGCTGTAGGTGAGATCGCTGCCGGGCTAAAACCATTTGTTAGAGATGATCTTGAGATCGGTTATCGCAGGGATATACAGGATTTTAATGCGGAATTACTGAACAGGCAGATCGCCGGGAATCATTTCTTTCTGAATAACAATTACTCAACCAGGTATGGACTAGGGTGGTATTTACAATATTTGCACACCGAGCAAAGCGATGATAACACCCGTGATCTCCTTTTTACTTCTTTCTATTACAGTTTTCTGAAAAAACCGGTGCTAAAAGGTGGACTTAATTATCAATTCATACAGTTTAAAAACCAGGTGCCTACCATATATTTTAGTCCCGAGCAATTTCATGCTACCGAGATCTTCCTGAACTTTTTAAGTAATGATCCAGATTCCAGGATCTCTTATGATCTTACAGCAGCCACCGGATTCCAGTTTATCGAAGATGATGAGAAACAGGGCACTTATAGATTACAGGGAAAGTTTGGATATAACATCAGCGATCGATTCATCGCAGGTATCTATGGGAATCACAGTAATATTGCCTCTGCTACAGCTGCTGGTTTTACCTATACTGAATTCGGTATTAATTTAAAATGGAACTTTACGAAAGCACCAATATTCAAGTACTAA